In Stieleria varia, one genomic interval encodes:
- a CDS encoding tetratricopeptide repeat protein: MSRRLFLSMGSDEFEKPDARFPGFRSAMAAYLRRADCAVKVQEEFRQAVEWDTVEKLAEYIQGCDAVVHLLGQQPGSIASESARKAFLANSTLLGGKEFLADYPELQKTLGDCSDLTYTQWEAFLSIHYSVPLFIYATDDAGKTQPSHIERLKSAGKHAESFHSDVDLFGKLIGDLRSILPEIPELTQRIAVSKFLQHVAEVFLGREAELEFLDGAWDRRINVLSLIAWGGVGKTSLICQWIQRSFIDRDWKDDSGAPSLWRYFDWTFYDQGTGSLDDESANRTGNVGDFFEQALTFFGDPDPKLPGKGTRLAELVRQQHTLLILDGMEPLQAPPNSNQAGQLLDPELHNLLVALAQQNPGLCLISSRQHVRDLAGLRGRAAEIKDLEELTTETAIRLLRKMQITGTEEELQEACKKFDCHALSLTLLGRFLFDAHGGDISRIDRVNLHKADRLTRPERHRTAWGVLEAYDEWLQTHGSDPTLLAVLRLVGLFDRPGSVECLRELRSGDVIAGLTEPIHNMDQDEWNVLLKRLERSHLIRLRPSQTLSGQHDVDAHPLVREYFAEQLRKESSEAFQTAHGRLFDYLCESTEHQPDGIDGLQPLYQAVMHGCLAQRHEEALYGVYVERILRGTGHFGSYYSCYALGAHGDDLRAMASFFLSPWASVDSTLDLEAQGFVFAEAAERLRLLGRYQEALDPFTISEQIAVETKCWDAAAVRASNLGMCSLALGRIPAALECVHHAVEYADKGKDSFLRADFRASVGHAQHMAGEFAEAIESFRTAETLHLATQPSYPQLYSFQGYNYGKLLLAQAERFVWRIILGSIQRGSRDESDQQLRGIVAAELRESAARVANLFRWRDSTDNPLTIGLDYLYRALVNLYSEIHRSVTSLPSRSISDSQAVRDLEVASRELKKSGHIEAVLECYIATGMCQALSGAPISSIALLAEAEQIATRGPMPLYLADIHLTRARLIGSPKVDVEGLNVDVRTELAEARRLIEKHKYNRRMPELLDAEAVLLHGETDS; the protein is encoded by the coding sequence ATGTCGCGGCGACTGTTTCTTTCCATGGGCTCGGACGAGTTCGAAAAGCCCGACGCTCGGTTTCCGGGATTTCGCTCCGCGATGGCGGCCTACTTGCGCCGCGCGGATTGTGCGGTCAAGGTGCAGGAGGAGTTTCGCCAAGCAGTGGAATGGGACACCGTCGAAAAACTGGCCGAGTACATCCAAGGCTGCGACGCCGTCGTCCATCTGCTGGGACAGCAGCCCGGATCGATCGCCAGTGAGTCTGCTCGGAAAGCCTTTCTCGCCAACTCGACGCTTTTAGGCGGAAAGGAATTTCTCGCCGACTATCCAGAGCTGCAAAAAACACTCGGCGATTGCTCCGACCTGACCTACACCCAGTGGGAAGCCTTTCTGTCGATTCACTACAGCGTGCCGCTGTTCATTTATGCGACCGACGACGCAGGCAAAACGCAGCCATCACACATCGAGCGACTGAAGTCCGCAGGAAAGCATGCCGAGTCGTTTCACAGCGATGTCGACTTGTTCGGAAAACTGATCGGTGACCTGCGAAGCATTCTGCCCGAGATCCCGGAACTCACTCAACGGATCGCGGTCTCAAAATTCTTGCAGCACGTTGCCGAAGTTTTCCTCGGTCGCGAAGCGGAACTCGAATTCCTGGACGGTGCGTGGGACAGGCGGATCAATGTGCTGAGCCTGATCGCCTGGGGCGGTGTGGGCAAGACGTCACTGATTTGCCAGTGGATTCAACGAAGCTTCATCGACCGCGATTGGAAAGACGACTCGGGGGCCCCGTCGTTGTGGCGGTACTTTGACTGGACGTTTTACGATCAAGGTACCGGTTCGCTGGACGACGAATCAGCCAACCGTACCGGCAACGTGGGCGATTTCTTTGAGCAGGCCCTCACGTTCTTCGGCGATCCCGACCCCAAACTCCCGGGCAAAGGAACGCGGCTCGCGGAGCTGGTGCGGCAGCAACACACGCTACTGATCTTGGACGGCATGGAACCGCTGCAGGCGCCGCCGAACTCCAATCAAGCCGGTCAGTTGCTCGATCCCGAATTGCACAATTTGCTGGTTGCGCTCGCGCAGCAGAATCCCGGCCTGTGCCTGATCTCCAGCCGACAGCATGTCCGTGATCTGGCCGGTTTGCGGGGTCGGGCGGCGGAGATCAAGGATTTGGAAGAGCTAACGACCGAAACCGCCATCCGTCTGCTCCGCAAGATGCAGATCACCGGCACGGAGGAGGAACTGCAGGAAGCCTGCAAAAAGTTCGATTGTCACGCGCTCAGCCTGACGCTGCTCGGTCGGTTCTTGTTCGATGCCCACGGCGGCGACATTTCCCGAATCGATCGCGTGAATCTGCACAAGGCCGATCGTCTCACGCGTCCAGAGCGACACCGCACGGCTTGGGGGGTGCTGGAGGCGTACGACGAATGGTTGCAAACACACGGGTCCGATCCAACTCTGCTAGCCGTGCTGCGTCTGGTCGGTCTGTTCGATCGCCCTGGGTCTGTCGAATGTTTGCGCGAACTGCGATCGGGTGACGTGATCGCTGGTTTGACCGAGCCGATTCACAACATGGACCAGGATGAGTGGAACGTGTTGCTCAAACGTCTGGAGCGATCCCATCTGATCCGTCTGCGTCCTTCGCAAACTCTATCAGGACAACACGACGTCGACGCCCATCCTTTGGTGCGTGAGTACTTTGCGGAGCAACTGCGAAAGGAATCGTCAGAGGCGTTTCAGACTGCTCACGGACGATTGTTTGACTACTTGTGCGAATCGACGGAGCATCAGCCTGATGGGATCGACGGTCTGCAACCGCTTTATCAAGCCGTAATGCATGGCTGCCTGGCTCAACGGCATGAAGAAGCGTTGTACGGCGTGTATGTCGAACGCATTCTTCGTGGCACTGGCCACTTTGGTAGCTACTATAGTTGTTACGCACTGGGTGCTCATGGGGACGATTTGCGAGCAATGGCGTCGTTCTTTTTGTCACCATGGGCCAGCGTAGATTCGACTCTTGACCTTGAAGCTCAAGGGTTCGTTTTCGCCGAGGCAGCGGAAAGGTTAAGGTTGCTGGGGCGATACCAGGAAGCACTCGATCCATTCACAATTAGTGAGCAGATTGCAGTCGAAACTAAATGCTGGGATGCTGCTGCAGTACGAGCGTCCAACCTCGGTATGTGCAGTTTGGCTTTGGGGCGAATTCCTGCCGCATTAGAATGCGTTCATCACGCTGTCGAGTACGCCGACAAAGGTAAAGATTCTTTCCTACGAGCAGACTTTAGAGCAAGTGTCGGGCACGCTCAACATATGGCGGGAGAGTTTGCTGAGGCGATCGAGTCATTCCGAACAGCGGAGACGCTGCATCTTGCGACTCAACCCAGCTATCCCCAGCTATACTCGTTTCAAGGCTACAACTACGGAAAGTTGCTCCTGGCACAGGCTGAACGCTTCGTATGGAGAATCATTCTCGGTTCGATTCAACGTGGATCAAGAGACGAATCCGATCAACAACTTCGAGGAATCGTCGCTGCGGAACTGCGAGAGTCAGCCGCTCGCGTTGCGAACTTGTTTCGATGGCGTGACAGCACCGACAATCCCCTCACGATAGGACTGGATTATCTTTACCGTGCATTGGTGAACCTCTATTCAGAAATCCATCGTTCAGTGACATCACTTCCGAGTCGGTCGATCTCGGATTCTCAGGCAGTTCGGGACCTCGAAGTTGCGAGTCGCGAGCTGAAAAAGAGTGGTCACATCGAAGCCGTTCTCGAGTGTTACATTGCAACGGGAATGTGCCAAGCACTTTCAGGTGCTCCCATATCGTCGATTGCGTTGCTGGCCGAAGCTGAACAGATCGCCACTCGTGGCCCGATGCCACTCTACTTGGCGGACATCCACCTCACACGAGCAAGACTCATTGGAAGTCCGAAGGTGGATGTTGAAGGTCTCAATGTGGACGTTCGGACCGAACTTGCCGAAGCCCGCCGCTTGATTGAAAAACACAAATACAACCGCCGGATGCCGGAGCTCCTGGATGCTGAAGCGGTGCTCCTTCACGGGGAAACGGACTCATGA
- a CDS encoding toll/interleukin-1 receptor domain-containing protein: MKTFISFSTADQSPADQFVDELRLFYIDDFFFSSRTMDEGYWLSQIEAEIEQAKWFFVLISKNSVASKWVRREVELAMSLPHLKGRVVPVLLEDTPGWEDLHEHIGRLQTFNLYRNREESMTRIIEGIFRRPRHRHPPYRVGDVMIQVLILAGGNGRTRYRDGDVLCDGPTADTSNRKFRLPDDVAQNADERISETKAAMDAKGRMFVNNPQVRLKDYSYGGSKESGGLSDKPLRLTLGWTEYFHTRLTNQERAFILPDGQSIELKYGRDLADLSESELSNPIATNMSVVTADGKIFLATRGKKVAWNPGEFQPAVSGDGQPEDLDENGVYDPFHTAMREAQEECIGGYPVTRDMVTFFGLARTRGTQFPFLFGEIRLPVASTELPPPLSPFEGHPFPIDFTIDGVCDWVRKYHLDHYHGRRGGVIGTTLFSLLQSLHYEYPDQWSDVANRLRIA; this comes from the coding sequence ATGAAAACCTTCATCAGCTTTTCCACTGCTGACCAATCGCCCGCCGATCAGTTTGTTGATGAACTGAGATTGTTTTACATCGATGACTTCTTCTTTTCGTCTCGAACGATGGACGAAGGCTACTGGTTGTCGCAGATCGAAGCCGAAATCGAACAGGCGAAATGGTTCTTTGTCCTGATTTCCAAGAACTCCGTCGCGTCGAAGTGGGTGCGGCGCGAAGTCGAATTGGCGATGTCGCTGCCGCATTTGAAAGGCCGTGTCGTTCCCGTCCTCCTGGAAGACACTCCGGGATGGGAGGATTTACACGAGCACATCGGTCGCTTGCAGACGTTCAATCTTTATCGCAACCGCGAAGAGTCGATGACTCGCATCATCGAAGGCATCTTTCGCCGACCACGACATCGACATCCACCCTATCGCGTGGGCGATGTGATGATCCAAGTGTTGATTCTCGCTGGCGGAAACGGCAGGACACGCTATCGGGATGGTGATGTGCTGTGTGACGGCCCGACAGCCGACACATCGAATCGTAAGTTCCGCCTGCCCGATGATGTGGCTCAAAACGCTGACGAGCGCATCTCTGAAACGAAGGCCGCGATGGATGCCAAAGGCCGAATGTTCGTCAACAATCCGCAAGTTCGTTTGAAGGACTACAGCTACGGCGGTTCGAAGGAGTCGGGCGGTTTGTCAGACAAACCACTGCGTCTAACACTCGGATGGACGGAGTATTTTCACACTCGGCTGACCAATCAAGAGCGAGCCTTCATCTTGCCCGATGGTCAATCGATCGAGCTGAAATACGGTCGCGATCTGGCGGACCTTAGTGAGAGCGAATTGTCAAATCCGATTGCGACCAACATGAGTGTCGTCACCGCCGATGGCAAGATCTTCCTCGCGACACGGGGAAAGAAAGTCGCTTGGAATCCGGGTGAATTTCAACCCGCAGTCAGCGGAGATGGTCAGCCGGAGGATCTCGACGAAAACGGGGTTTACGATCCGTTTCACACCGCGATGCGTGAGGCACAGGAAGAATGCATCGGCGGTTACCCGGTCACACGTGACATGGTCACTTTCTTTGGGCTCGCTCGCACACGCGGAACGCAGTTTCCCTTTCTGTTCGGCGAAATCCGATTGCCCGTTGCCAGCACTGAACTGCCCCCACCGCTCAGCCCGTTCGAAGGCCATCCGTTTCCGATCGACTTCACGATCGACGGTGTCTGCGATTGGGTACGCAAGTATCACCTGGACCACTATCACGGTCGGCGCGGAGGCGTGATCGGCACAACGCTCTTTTCGCTACTCCAGTCGCTGCACTACGAATATCCCGACCAGTGGTCCGACGTCGCAAATCGGCTGCGCATTGCGTAG
- a CDS encoding DUF1552 domain-containing protein, which yields MLNRRNLFQAMAATAGVTLGTSLLPEHLLASPLTESIPGNTTPKRIIFFMQNQGFDPKTCIPAGLKNSGSLAKVKLPEPISPLEPYKDRLHIINGLHGVHTSPSHSAFFGALGGYRGSDGVPPSGPTIDYELSNVLPQTLLPHLCIGMDSIENMTTKPTIATLSASGAGQPIFMHSNPNHLYQMLYGGISTGDIRRQHEARSSMMSQIEKLAAAKGQSLPSGDHQRYGQYVQGFKEANGLRDRLETVADHLRKFAPTVDERYTQPKFETDWHDVLLDLGISALTSGITNTLTIGSGRGEIFGAWKGLGVDQQGHNLGHMDQPDNPIWIKIRQYNSRMLVKIMESLESIPEGSGTMMDHTLVVYTSNNADKQHTNGANWPVMLLGNFDGAFKTGCFTQLDGKRPINAFYTTLLRAAGQNCDRFNMDDKMAKKFDSDTGPVKELLV from the coding sequence ATGCTGAACCGCAGAAATCTGTTTCAAGCAATGGCAGCCACCGCTGGCGTTACTTTGGGAACTTCGCTCCTGCCCGAGCACCTTTTGGCGTCACCGCTGACGGAATCGATACCGGGCAACACGACGCCCAAGCGGATCATCTTTTTTATGCAGAACCAAGGCTTCGACCCCAAGACGTGCATCCCAGCCGGATTGAAGAACAGCGGATCGCTGGCAAAGGTCAAGCTGCCTGAGCCGATCAGCCCTCTGGAACCCTACAAGGACCGACTGCACATCATCAACGGACTGCACGGCGTCCACACCAGTCCGTCGCATAGTGCTTTCTTTGGTGCCCTGGGTGGATACCGAGGCAGCGACGGTGTTCCACCCAGCGGTCCGACGATCGACTACGAGCTGAGCAACGTGCTGCCTCAGACGCTGCTGCCGCACTTATGTATCGGCATGGACTCGATCGAGAACATGACGACGAAGCCCACGATTGCGACGCTGTCCGCCAGCGGCGCGGGGCAACCGATCTTCATGCACTCCAATCCCAACCACCTCTACCAGATGCTCTACGGCGGCATCTCGACCGGCGACATTCGACGGCAGCACGAAGCACGATCGAGCATGATGAGCCAGATTGAAAAACTGGCGGCCGCCAAAGGTCAATCGCTGCCAAGCGGAGACCATCAACGTTACGGCCAGTATGTCCAAGGGTTCAAGGAAGCCAACGGGCTTCGGGACCGACTGGAGACGGTTGCCGATCACCTCAGGAAGTTTGCCCCCACGGTGGACGAGCGATACACGCAGCCAAAATTCGAAACGGACTGGCATGATGTCCTGCTGGATCTTGGCATCTCGGCACTCACCTCGGGAATCACCAACACGTTGACCATCGGTTCTGGTCGTGGCGAAATCTTCGGCGCATGGAAAGGTCTGGGCGTCGATCAGCAAGGACACAACCTCGGCCACATGGATCAGCCCGACAATCCGATCTGGATCAAGATCCGTCAATACAACAGCCGCATGCTGGTCAAGATCATGGAGTCGCTGGAAAGCATCCCGGAGGGCAGCGGCACCATGATGGATCACACACTGGTCGTCTACACCAGCAACAATGCCGACAAACAACACACCAACGGTGCCAACTGGCCCGTGATGTTGCTGGGCAACTTCGATGGCGCCTTCAAGACTGGGTGCTTCACCCAACTGGACGGCAAACGTCCCATCAATGCGTTCTACACCACTCTGCTCAGAGCGGCCGGTCAGAACTGTGATCGATTCAACATGGACGACAAGATGGCCAAAAAATTCGACAGCGATACCGGTCCGGTGAAGGAACTGTTGGTGTGA
- a CDS encoding DUF1588 domain-containing protein: MCFGVASQSSAETYIPGQKTGKTFASFVKPFLTSHCVDCHGDSDPEGGLSLHDLGPVDEINAGIWRSVWAQVALKEMPPEDAEELEVVPRLQLTDWIVDELTRVMQDKGGFRDHLDPNKGNFVDHELLFGPLPEEIKLVPTSSPARIWRVTPQEHITRLNELINSEPEFDPAKPGLRTRGDVVPTNHGGELKLYFGVDRIIQWQGGTVAYATSVKSVPAVLSSARNHGLENYPDFYTVNGAEATQIMGVASDIIRYMAYGPLSIAQPYQITDDPKSIADKMKGDLRGLPTSLVYSTKVVRPLTPVYDLMSQEGFDNDRLRAAVDYLFEALTFRPPNQNESDGYLTIVKQSIDKLGKEDGAVLGLSAIFLDRDALFRPELVKNGKPDEHGRVMMKDWELGLAVNHALRYIKPDETLRQAIIGGRMQTRDDVRREVERMLADDSIRKPRVLRFFRDFFDYDLGGYICKDNRALAETGVSNRGTDHYRAMFDATASTDRLIELILQEDTDVLKQLLTTDKVVATPSDKVYFGKQRTAEEKAAAQREAKKQAAEKAERETAELAAAKQELAELQAFIEANSGEEKSKRKELAEKKRAVAAAEKKLDAATKGKRGGNENFSVATADLNGPPIFARVSHRSFGAGSMKPERILATAPADQRLGILTHPSWLVSHSDAMDNHAIRRGRWIRERLLGGGIPDVPITVDAMLPDEPKNTLRERMRVTRETYCWTCHQKMDPLGLPFEMFNHAGLFRETELGKPVDTSGEVINSGDSRLDGEVDNAIDLIKRLAESERVEQVFVRHAFRFWMGRNETLNDAPALQAAYRAYKDNGGSMNALITSLLTSDAFLYRTEQD; encoded by the coding sequence CTGTGTTTCGGTGTCGCGTCACAATCATCCGCGGAGACGTACATACCGGGGCAAAAGACCGGCAAAACATTCGCAAGCTTCGTCAAGCCGTTTCTAACGAGCCATTGTGTCGATTGTCACGGTGACTCGGATCCCGAAGGCGGGCTTTCGCTTCACGATCTCGGCCCCGTCGATGAAATCAACGCGGGGATTTGGAGAAGCGTTTGGGCGCAGGTTGCATTGAAAGAGATGCCGCCGGAGGACGCGGAGGAACTGGAGGTTGTGCCACGCCTGCAGTTGACCGATTGGATCGTCGACGAGCTGACCAGGGTGATGCAAGACAAAGGCGGATTCCGGGACCACTTGGACCCCAACAAAGGCAACTTCGTCGATCACGAATTGCTCTTTGGTCCGCTTCCTGAGGAAATCAAACTGGTGCCGACGTCCTCACCCGCTCGGATCTGGCGAGTGACACCGCAGGAACATATCACGCGGCTGAATGAGTTGATCAATAGCGAGCCCGAGTTCGACCCCGCCAAGCCAGGTCTGCGAACACGAGGCGATGTCGTCCCCACCAACCACGGCGGTGAACTGAAGCTCTACTTTGGCGTCGACCGCATCATCCAGTGGCAAGGCGGAACGGTCGCCTATGCCACCTCCGTAAAAAGCGTCCCAGCCGTGTTGTCGTCGGCACGCAACCATGGCCTGGAAAACTACCCGGATTTCTACACGGTCAACGGTGCCGAAGCGACCCAGATCATGGGCGTTGCCTCCGACATCATTCGCTACATGGCGTACGGCCCGCTCAGCATCGCACAGCCGTACCAAATCACAGACGATCCGAAGTCCATCGCAGACAAGATGAAAGGTGACTTACGTGGCTTGCCAACAAGTCTTGTCTACAGCACCAAAGTCGTTCGTCCGCTGACGCCGGTGTACGACCTGATGAGCCAAGAAGGTTTTGATAACGATCGCCTGCGCGCCGCGGTGGATTATCTCTTTGAAGCGTTGACGTTCCGACCGCCGAATCAGAACGAGTCAGACGGCTACCTGACCATTGTCAAACAGTCCATCGACAAACTCGGCAAAGAGGACGGTGCAGTTCTTGGCCTGTCCGCCATCTTTCTCGATCGCGACGCCCTGTTCCGTCCGGAATTGGTCAAAAATGGCAAGCCGGATGAGCATGGCCGCGTCATGATGAAAGATTGGGAACTGGGATTGGCCGTCAATCATGCGCTGCGTTACATCAAACCTGATGAAACATTGCGGCAAGCCATCATCGGTGGCCGCATGCAAACACGGGACGATGTCAGACGGGAAGTGGAGCGGATGCTGGCCGATGACAGTATCCGCAAACCGCGTGTGCTACGCTTCTTCCGAGACTTCTTTGACTACGACCTTGGCGGCTATATCTGCAAGGACAATCGGGCATTGGCGGAAACGGGCGTCAGCAATCGGGGTACGGATCACTACCGCGCGATGTTCGATGCAACGGCGAGTACCGATCGGCTGATCGAGCTGATCCTGCAAGAAGACACAGACGTCTTGAAGCAACTGCTGACCACCGACAAGGTCGTGGCCACTCCGAGCGACAAGGTTTACTTTGGCAAGCAGCGAACCGCAGAGGAAAAGGCCGCGGCACAGCGGGAGGCAAAGAAACAGGCAGCCGAGAAAGCGGAGAGGGAAACAGCGGAGTTGGCTGCAGCGAAACAGGAACTCGCCGAACTGCAGGCGTTTATCGAAGCGAACTCGGGGGAGGAGAAGTCGAAACGCAAGGAGTTGGCGGAAAAGAAGCGGGCGGTCGCTGCCGCCGAGAAAAAGCTGGATGCCGCCACCAAAGGAAAGCGAGGCGGCAATGAAAACTTCAGTGTTGCCACGGCCGACCTCAATGGGCCGCCCATTTTTGCTCGCGTCAGTCATCGCAGCTTCGGTGCCGGATCAATGAAGCCCGAGCGAATTCTGGCCACAGCGCCGGCGGACCAGCGGTTGGGCATTTTGACCCATCCCAGTTGGCTCGTTTCGCATTCTGATGCGATGGACAATCATGCCATTCGACGTGGACGTTGGATACGCGAACGTTTACTCGGTGGCGGAATTCCCGATGTCCCGATCACGGTGGACGCCATGCTGCCCGACGAGCCAAAGAACACGCTTCGGGAACGCATGCGAGTGACAAGAGAAACGTATTGCTGGACGTGCCACCAAAAAATGGACCCATTGGGACTGCCCTTTGAAATGTTCAACCACGCAGGATTGTTTCGTGAGACGGAACTTGGCAAGCCGGTCGACACCTCAGGCGAAGTCATCAACTCGGGCGATTCCAGACTTGATGGTGAAGTCGACAACGCAATCGATTTGATCAAGCGGCTCGCCGAAAGCGAGCGTGTTGAACAAGTTTTCGTCCGACACGCTTTCCGTTTCTGGATGGGGCGCAACGAAACGCTTAACGATGCCCCGGCCTTGCAAGCCGCCTACCGAGCCTACAAGGACAACGGCGGTAGCATGAACGCGTTGATCACATCACTGCTCACGTCCGATGCATTCCTGTATCGGACGGAGCAGGACTGA
- a CDS encoding type II toxin-antitoxin system RelE/ParE family toxin: MRLTLELSKQKAGQRFAPDCLRNTVLAMQVDFHPDATIELSESAEWYAERSSRAARNFLVAVDVAVASIMDDPKRFVSIDDRHQSCSVIKFPFQIVFRVNDDRIVVIAVAHAKRRPGYWRGR, encoded by the coding sequence ATGAGATTGACGCTGGAACTGTCGAAACAGAAAGCTGGTCAACGATTCGCGCCCGATTGTTTGAGAAACACGGTATTGGCGATGCAGGTTGATTTTCACCCTGATGCGACAATTGAACTTTCCGAGTCCGCCGAATGGTACGCCGAACGAAGTTCGAGAGCTGCACGCAACTTTTTGGTGGCAGTTGATGTAGCGGTTGCGTCAATCATGGACGATCCCAAGCGGTTCGTCAGCATTGACGATCGACACCAATCCTGTAGTGTCATCAAGTTTCCGTTTCAAATCGTTTTTCGCGTTAACGATGATCGTATCGTTGTCATTGCAGTGGCCCATGCAAAGCGCCGTCCCGGATATTGGCGTGGCCGGTAG
- a CDS encoding addiction module protein, with amino-acid sequence MSQYQDILASATQLPIDDRLRLIDDLASSVPDDHPPRLSPEWLAEIDRRSNEIDAGTVETESWSTIRARLFEKHGIGDAG; translated from the coding sequence ATGTCTCAATACCAAGACATTCTTGCAAGCGCTACGCAACTGCCAATTGACGATCGTCTTCGACTGATCGACGACTTGGCCTCGTCGGTTCCCGACGACCATCCACCACGTCTTTCACCTGAGTGGCTTGCTGAGATCGATCGCCGCAGCAATGAGATTGACGCTGGAACTGTCGAAACAGAAAGCTGGTCAACGATTCGCGCCCGATTGTTTGAGAAACACGGTATTGGCGATGCAGGTTGA